Below is a window of Brachyspira hampsonii DNA.
AAAGAGAATATAGATAAAGAGTTAAGTGTTTTTGATAATATAAAAATAAATTATGAAGGCTAAGTAAATGAATAAAAATAATAAGGATATAAAAAATGCTGCTGCTTTATTATATAATAGAGAAGTTCATAATGCTCCTATACTCATATCGAAAGGCAGCAATTACTTAGCAAAAAGAATGGTTGATATTGCAAGAAAGCATAAAGTACCTGTGGTTTCCAATGAGGATACGGCTAAGCATCTTATGCAGTTGGAAATAGGAGAGGAGATACCTTATTCGCTTTATGAAGCTGTGAGTATAATATTAAAATATATATATAAATTAAAGGCAGAATAATAATGGCAAAATTAACTAAAATAAATATTCAGGATATAAAAGCAAAAGCTGAAAAGAAAGATATATATTTGTATAATGATTTTCTTGCATCTACAGGATATGTAGCTTTAAAAGAAGATGATATGCAAAGGTTTAAGAAATGGGATATTAGCGAAGTATTTGTTGAAGATAATACTTCTTTAGATATGGAAGTATCTTCTGATTTCGATAAATTTTTAAGGGAATATAAGGTATTTAAAAAAATATATTTAAATGTCATTAAAAAAGTTAGAAATAATTTAGGTGGATACAAAAATAATAATTTGGTTAATATTAATGAACTAAATGAAATTTTGGACGAAATATTGGATATAGTTAATAGGAATTTGAGCAGTGTACTTCAGCTTTTTAATTTAACAAATTTGCCTAAATCTGATGAATATTATGTAAGATCATTAAATGTTTCTTTAATATCGATGATTATCGGAAGAGCTATGAAGTTCTCTGAAAATAGAGTAAAAAAATTGGGAATAGGTGCTATCCTTTATGATATAGGGCTTGTAAAAGTTCCGGATAAGATTTTGGACAAAATAGGTAAATTTACTCCGGAAGAATATGCAGAGATAAAAAAACATACTGTTTACGGATATAAAATTCTTAAATCTAGTTTTAGATTTGAAGAAGATTTGGCTATGATATCTCTTATGCATCATGAGTTTTATAATGGTAAAGGATATCCTAGAGGACTTGCCGGAAATCAGATAAATTTATATTCAAAAATAGTTGCTATAGCACATGCTGTGGAAAAAATGCTTAAACCTATGAGAATAGCATCTTCTAGTTCTAAAGCAAAAGATAATAAATCTACATTTAGCTTGATGCTTGAAAAGAGCAATGAAAATAAAAAGAAAGATGTAACATTATGTGATGCAGTCAAAGAAATTATGCATGGTGCAAATACAAAGTATGATCCTAATATATCAAAAACTTTTGTAAGTATATTTACAGTATATCCTATAGGTTCTATAGTTTTATTGAATGATAAAAGAAAAGGATTTGTTTTTGCTGCTAATCCTAATTTTCCTATAAGACCTATAATTAAAATAGTATCCAATGAAAACGGTGAGTTTATGGAAGATGGAGAGACTATCAATTTATTAGAAACTAATCAATTGTTTATAGATGGTGTTGATAAAGATAATAATTTTTTAGAGGAGGTAAGAACTAAAATATTAGATGCTGAAGAAAAAAAGTAATATTAAAAAATGGCTAACAAAAAAACTATAGGCAATCTAGGAGAGGATATTGCCTTAAAATATCTCGAAGAGCTTGGTTTTTCTCTTTTAGAGCGGAATTTTAGAGGAAATAAAACAAGAGGCGAGATAGATTTAGTAATGACAAAAGGAGTTGTTATTGTGTTTATAGAAGTAAAATATCGAAGACAAGGAAGTTTTGGATATGCAGCTTACTCAATATCTGAACGTAAGAAAAGAAAATTATACGAAACAGCTGAAGAATACTTAATCGAAAAAGGATTAAGTTTTAATCAAAAATGTTCCTTTGGGGCAGTTTTAATAGACGATACCCATTATAATCGTGAAATATCATTTATAGAAGATATATTTATTTAGGGGTATCGACATGAAAACAGCAGTAAAAATTAACCCTGAAAAAATAGATCTATATAAGAAAAAATTAAAAGACGAAAAGTATATAGATAAGGCTATAGAAAGCATGGCTGGACACTTGATAAGTTATGTAATAGATTAATAATATAGTTAAAGGCAGCGATAGATTTGTATGAATATAATAGAACGAGGAAAGACTACTCTTTTACTTGAGAGCGAGAATCTGAGAGATTTATCTGATAAACTTGACAGTAATTTTGAAAATGCAGTAAAAGAGTTATTTAATATCAAAGGCAGAGTAATAACTTCCGGAGTGGGAAAGAGCGGTCATATAGCAAGAAAGGCAGCTGCTACTTTTGCTTCTACTGGTACTCCGAGTTTTTTTGTTGATCCTAATGAATGTATGCATGGTGATTTTGGTATGATTACTAAAGAGGATTACTGTCTGCTGTATTCTAAAGGAGGCGAATCCCGTGAGGTTATAGAGCTTGTAAATTGGCTTTGCCGTCAGAATATACCATACATTGCTATTACAAATGATATTAATTCTACACTTTCTAAGAATGCTAAAATTACATTGCTTACTCATGTTAAAGAAGAGGCTTGCCCTCTTAAATTAGCTCCTACTGTAAGTACAACTGCTTCTTTAGCTTTATCTGATGCTTTGGCAACTGCTTTAATGGAGCTTAGAGGATTCAGAGCAGAAGATTTTGCAATATTCCATCCGGGAGGAAGTTTGGGAAGACAGCTTGCTAAGGTTAAATCTATTATGCATACTGAAAATTTACCTATAATTAAGACAGATACTTCATTGCAGGACGCTTTATTTAAAATCATAGAATGCAAACTTGGCATAGCTATCGTTGTTGACGAGAAGAATATTTTAAAAGGAATTATAGTAGACGGAGATTTAAAAAGGCTTCTTGTCAAAGATGATGATATAAAAAATATACTTTCCAAAGAAGTTAAATATATTATGAATACTTCTCCTAAAGTCATTTATGAAGATACTCTTATCGGAGAAGCTTTGCATATTATGGAAGGAAAGATCACTAATTTAGTAGTGGTAAACAATAACAATAATCCTATTGGTATAGTGCATATACATGATATTTTGAAGATAAAGGCTTTTTAAAAAATTAAACCGCACGGTAAATAATATTCTAAATACAAATACATTAACAATACAATTCAAATTTCATCAAATAATAAGTTAAATCGTGCGTTAAAGAGATTGAAAATCCAATCAGCACTTGTTTTCCAAATTCCAAAATAATTTAAATTTTAATCACATAAAAAGCAATAAAAAATGAAGTGCGTGGTATGAAAATAAAGTTAAAAAATTTTTTTATATCAATTTTTTGTCAATGCAGTGTTAAACCTTTTTAAGTTTCAAAAATACTAATTTTATGCTTAAAATAAAATTAAATATTAAAAAGTATGGTATTGTATATTGATTTTATTAATATTATTTATATGCTTAAATAATATATAGTTTTATTTTAAGGATTATATAATGAGGTATTGGATATTTAAACTTGGTAGTAAATATCATAAAGATAGTATAATAAAATATGCTCATAATAATAATTACTGTTGTTGTCAATTTGAATATAGGATAGATAATAGTGATGAAGAAAAAAAACATTTTCAAAGATCTAGTTCTGTTACAAGTAATTGGAAATTTCTAAAAGAAGTAAAAGTAGGTGATATTATAATATCAGGTCGTTCAAACTTAAAGTTTGCTTGGGGATATGCTATAAAACCTAGATTTGAAAATACTGAATTAGAAAAGAAAGTTGCAGATTGTAATAAAATTATAAAGGAAAAATATAATGAATTTCGTTCTGATAATTATCATAGTTATGTAGAATTTGAAGACTGCGAATGTTTTTATGAAAATTTAGAAGATGGTATAGGAGAATGGGGACAAAGAATAGATGTGGATAAATGGAATTATTATGAAAAAGGTGCTATATGGTATCCTACTAGCAGTAATTATAAATATAACACTATATATGAAATTACTAAAGAAGATGCTCTAAATATAGTAAGAGCATTAAAAGATGACCATAATTTTGAATTTTAAGGTTATGCAATGAGGTATTGGGTATTCAAACATGGAAGTAAAGATTGGGGTGCAGATATAGTAAATCAGGCTTATCAAAATAATTATTGCTATTGTCAATTTGAATACAGAACAGAAAATAGTGATGATGAGAGAGTAAGTTTTCAAGACACTGGTGCTGTTACAAAAAATTGGAAATTTCTAAAAGAAGTAAAAGTAGGTGATATTATAATATCAGGTCGTTCAGATTTAAAGTTTGCTTGGGGATATGCTATAAAACCTAGGTTTGAAAATCCTAATTTAGAAAAGAAAGCGGCAAATTGTAATAAAATTATACAAGAAAAATATAATGAACTCCGTTCTGATAATTATTATGGTTATGTGGAATTTGAAGATTGCGAATGTTTCTATGAAAATTTGGAAGGTGGTACAGGAGGATGGGGTCAAAGAATAGATGTAGATAAATGGAATGATTATAAAAAATATGGGATATATTATCCTACTAGCAGTAATTATAAATATAACACTATACAAGAAATTTCTAAAGAAGATGCTTTAAATATAGTAAGAGCATTAAAAAATGACCCTAATTTCCAATTTAAGGAAGATGTAATGGAAGACTATAAAAAGTTATTAGAAAATAATTACAACCTCATACTCACAGGAGCTCCAGGTACAGGAAAAACCTATTTGGCTAAACAGGTTGCAGCTAAAATGATTTTTAGCAATAATAAGGAATATGCAGAAGATTTGGAAGATGATGATAATTTCAAAAATCAATGCAAGTTTGTGCAGTTTCACCCTTCTTATGATTACACCGATTTTGTTGAGGGATTAAGACCTATTAAAGATATTGACGGAAAAATTGGATTTGAAAGAAAGGACGGAGTTTTTAAAGAGTTCTGCAAAAATGCTTTACAAAATAGAAGCAGTAAGTTTGTATTTATAATAGATGAAATTAATAGAGGGGAGATTTCAAAAATATTTGGAGAATTATTTTTTGCTATTGATACGGGATACCGAGGAGAAATTGGAAGAGTAAAAACCCAATATAATAATTTAATTAGTAATGATGAAACAGATGATGAATTTGAAGACGGCTTCTTTGTTCCAGAGAATGTTTATATAATAGGCACTATGAATGATATTGACAGAAGTGTTGAAAGTATGGATTTTGCTATGCGTAGGAGATTTGCTTGGAAGGAAATTAAAGCTAAAGACACACAATATATGCTTGATAATATTTTAGATAATGTGATATTAGTTGAAACTAAAGAAAGAATGAATAAGTTAAATGAGGCGATAGAAAAAATCGAAGGCTTTAATTCTTCATATCATATAGGAGCTTCTTATTTTCTAAAACTAAAAAATTATTATGACAATTCAATAGATAATAAAGAAGAGGCATTTAATAATTTATGGGAGAATCATTTGAAAGGACTTTTATATGAGTATTTGAGAGGCATGCCTGATGCTGAAAGTCAACTTGATGAATTAAAAAATGCTTATAATTTAATTTCTACTAATGGAAATGCAGCAATAATATAGAACAATATACTAATATAGATAATTAATTTAAAATTAATATGGTTTTAAATAATAAATGAATATAAATAATAAAATTATTAAATTAAAAGATAACAGTAAGAAAAAATTATTAGAAAATGATGTTAATTCTCTTAAAGAAATAGCAGGCAAAACTCTTTCTAGTATGAAAGATAATATTATAATATTTCCTAACTCTATAAAAGAAAGTAAAGATTTAGAAGAAGAAAGCAGAATATTTGATATTGTTAATGACAGTATATGCACTAATAATATAATGGGATTTATAAGCTATAAAAACACTCAAATAAAAATATCTTCAAGATTTGCAAATGATAATAATGATTATTTTCTGCATTACATGCTTATGAGAGTGCTTAATCTTAATATTATTAATTTGGATCATAGCAAAGATTATGATGATTCATTTGATTTTTTGATTTATATGTTTATTAGTTTTTTTAAAAAAGCATTAAGACATGGGCTTTTTAAACAGTATAAATCAGTAAAACATAATGATTGTCATATAAAAGGAACTATTGATATTAACAGATACATCAAAAATAATATTCCTTTCAATGGTAAAATTTCGTATAATACTAGAGAATACAGTTATGATAATAATATCACGCAATTAATAAGGCACACCATAGAATATATAAACACAAAAAACAGATATCTTCTAAATTATGACAATGAAATAAAAAATTATGTTCATCAGATATTTTATTCTACTTCTAGTTATGAGAAAAATAAAAGAGAAAGCGTTATAAATAAAAACTTAAAAAAATTATCTCACCCCTACTATTATGAATACGAACCTTTGAGAAAAATATGCATTCAGATATTAAGGCATGAAAAATTAAAATACGGAAGTAATGATAATACTGTATACGGACTATTATTTGACGGGGCTTGGCTTTTTGAAGAATATTTAAATACTTTTTTAATTAAAGAGAATTTTATTCATGCTGAAAATAGAAACTCAAAGAATGGTATTAAATTACTTAATAATGCTTGGAGAGTTTACCCGGACTTCTATAAATTATCAGATGATAATAAAAATAATATAGTGCTTGATGCTAAATATAAAAGACTTGACAGTAATGAAAATATAGATAGAAACGACAAACATCAAATAGTATCTTATGCTTATACATTTAATGCAAAAAATGCTGGATTTATTTATCCATTGGAAGAAACTAATTATATTGATAAAAATAGAATTACAAAAATAGGTTTTTTAAATAATATTTATAACAGTTATGCTAATAGTGCCATATATAAATATGCTTTGAAAATTCCTAATCAAAATTTCAATAATATAAAAGAATTTTCTGAAGCTATGAAAAATGTTGAAAAAGAATTAAAAGAAGATTTAAAATAAATTTTGATTAACGCACGGTAAATGAAATTTTAAATTTTATGACTATTTATAATCATGGTAAATTAATATTTTTAATTTTGTTTAGCGTGCGGTATATAGCTGTAAAAAATTAAAAAAATCTTGGGTGGGGAGCATAAATTACATAATAGAATAAAAAAGAAAAATATCACAAAAATAACAGTTCTGATGAATAGGCTAGAGGGCGGGCAAGTGTAGTTAATTTTTTTATTAATAATAATATGTTGTCAGCTATTTTTAGTCGAGTTTATAGATAGTAATAATAAGTAATTATTATTGCTTTTTCATTGAAAAAAAAACAATTTTATTATAAAGTATTATGAAATTAGTTTGTAATTAAAAATGATAGGAGAATAAACAATATGGTAGTAGAGCCAAAAATATTAAATAATATATGTATAACAGCTCATCCATTAGGCTGTGACAAAGAGGTAGAAAATCAAATTAATTATGTGAAATCACAGCCTAAAGTGAAATCTAATGTTAAGAATGCACTTATATTAGGCGGTTCAGGCGGATACGGACTTGCAAGCAGAATAGCTATAGCTTATGGATTAGGTGCTAAAACAATGAGCGTGTCATTTGAAAAAGAAGCTACAGCAAGAAGAACAGCTACACCGGGTTGGTATAATAATGAGGCTTTTGGTTCTTTTGCTAAAAAAGATGGAATAGAGGATAAAAATTTAATATTAGATGCTTTTTTAAATGCTTCAAAAGAGGAAGTTATTAAAGAAGCTAAAACATTTTTCAATGGCGAAAAAATAGATTTAGTTATATACAGTTTGGCAGCTCCTGTGAGAATGGATGAATCAACAGGAACACTTTACCGTTCATCTTTAAAACCTATAGGAAAAAAATATAATGGAATAGGTGTAGATTTTCTTACAGAGGAGTTATTGGAAGTATCTATTGACCCTGCCAATGAAGATGATATAAAATCTACTGTAAAAGTTATGGGCGGAGAAGATTGGAAATTATGGACAGATGCTTTGCTTAATGCTGATTTATTAGCAGAAAATGCTATTAATATAGCTTATTCTTATATAGGACCTGAAATGACAAAAGCTGTATACAGAGAAGGAACCATAGGAAAAGCTAAGGATCATTTAGAGGCAACAGCATATGAATTGGATAAAGAGATGCAAGATAAAGTAAAAGGACATGCTTATGTATCAGTAAATAAAGCAGTAGTAACTAGATCTTCAGCAGTTATTCCTACAGTTCCTCTTTACATAGGTATATTATTTAAAGTGATGAAAAATAAAGGTATTCATGAGGGATGCATAGAGCAAATGTACAGGCTTTTAAATGAGAAGCTTTTTAATGGCGGAGAAATACCTGTTGACAGCGAAAACAGAATAAGATTAGATGATTGGGAATTAAGAGAAGATGTTCAAAAAGAAGTTTTGGACTCTTGGAATAAATTGACAAAGGATAATTTGAAAGAAATAGCTGATTTAGCATTGTTCAGAAAAGACTATATGAATATGCATGGCTTTGATGAGGAAGGTATTGATTATAGCCAAGATGTGCAGATATGATTTAATGCTGTAAATTAATATTGATTATTAGTGAGGTTTGAATATGTTTTATATTTGAATCTCACTTTTTTCTTTATTGTACTATTTTTAATCCCGCCCTTTATCCTTATTGATATATTCTGCAATTTATATCTTCTATTTTTTTCTGTTTTTGAAAGAATTTTTTATCTTCCCGCCCAATTTTTTTATAATTTTAAATATAATTCACCGCACGTTTTATATAATTTCATATATAGAAAAAATTATAATTCACATTCTATGTATGAATATAAAACATTCAACGTGCGTGTAATTAATATGTTTATTAATCCTATGTTTTTTATTATATGCTTCTAATTTTGTTATTTATATATTAAATATACAAAAAAAATAATAATAGTGATAATTTTAAAAATTTTTTCAGTATAATAGTTGACAAAAAATATAATTAGTATATAATACGAAGCATTCCTTAACTAATTTGGAGTTGTAGCTCAGTTTGGTTAGAGCGCCTGCCTGTCACGCAGGAGGCCGCGGGTTCGAGCCCCGTCAACTCCGCATTTTATTTTAACATGGAGTGAATTACAATGCCTAATATAGCTTCTGCATCTAAAAGATTAAGACAGAATGAAGTTAGAAATCTTTATAATAGAAAAATTAAAAGTTTTTTAAATACCCAAAAAAAGAAAGTAATTAAAGCTGTAGATAGTAATGATAAAAATCTTGCTTCAGAAGAATTTAAAAAATATGCAAGTGCTTTAGATAAAGCTGCTAGAAAATCTGTTATTCATGCTAATAGAGCAGCTGTTAAAAAATCTGATATGATGAAAAAAATTAATGCTATGAATTGATTTTATTTTTTATTAGAAATACAAAGACTTATACATCTATATGTATAAGTCTTTTTTATTGCTTTATTTTATTTTTTAAAAAACATATATTTTTGTAAAAAAATATATATTTTTTATTTCTTCAGATAAATTTTTGTTATTATTATAATACTAGATTTAAGTTGTTTAATATATATAGCTTTTATAATAGTTAAGGGTAAATTAATCTATATTTTTTATTATAATATTATCGCTTCTAAATATGATTAAGCCTTAGATAAAAGGGGAAACCATTATGATTAATAACTTAAATTTTCTTAATAATAATTATGATGATTCTATGATATTGAACGATGAAGATTATAATTCCTTAATTCAAGAATATAATGATATTATTAAGAATAATATATCAGAACAAGAAAATAATATTCATTAAAAATATTGAGAATATTATAAAGATACCAGCTATGTTATATAGTTGGTATCTTAGTTTTGAAAATAGAAAAAATTCTAACATTATAATTATAAAATACGAAAATAAATACTATGAAATATTTAAAATTAATTTTGCTTGTATTTATATTTAATTTAAATATATACTCTCAAACTATAACAGAAAATTCTCTGCCTTTGAGAGCAAAAAATTTTTTAAATCTTAATTTTCCCGGAAATAATATAGAATCAGTTTCATTATATCAAAATGGCGGAGGATATGAAGTAGATATAGATTTCGGATATAAATTTATTTTTTATAATACCGGACTTTGGAAAAAAATATCTATAATCAATGATGAAACTAAAAATATTGGAATACCTAGAAGCTGCATACATAAATCTATGGTTAATGTTATAGATAATGAATATCCTCATTCTAAAATAACTGAGATAGAGCGTAAAGATAAAAATTTTATTATCAAATTAGATGATAAATATTTAATAGAAATCACAGGATACGGTATTATGATAAGTCAGGAAAATTTAGATAATGAGCAGACCGATTCCTCTAATTAAGATGTTATTTCTTTAGCCTTATTGAATGCTATTATAGATTTATCTCTATCACCAATAGCATTGTAAGTGTTAGCAAGCAATATATAAACTTCTTTATTGCTACTGTCTAATTTAACACATTCTTCCAACACATTTACCGCATTGTCATAAAGTCCTGCTGAATAATATGAAAGACCTAAAGAATAATAAGAAGATGAATGGCTATTATTCATTTCTATAGATTTATTTAAATATGATATAGCATTTATATAATCTTTAGTCTCATATAAAGAAATTCCAATATAATAG
It encodes the following:
- a CDS encoding EscU/YscU/HrcU family type III secretion system export apparatus switch protein, translating into MNKNNKDIKNAAALLYNREVHNAPILISKGSNYLAKRMVDIARKHKVPVVSNEDTAKHLMQLEIGEEIPYSLYEAVSIILKYIYKLKAE
- a CDS encoding HD-GYP domain-containing protein codes for the protein MAKLTKINIQDIKAKAEKKDIYLYNDFLASTGYVALKEDDMQRFKKWDISEVFVEDNTSLDMEVSSDFDKFLREYKVFKKIYLNVIKKVRNNLGGYKNNNLVNINELNEILDEILDIVNRNLSSVLQLFNLTNLPKSDEYYVRSLNVSLISMIIGRAMKFSENRVKKLGIGAILYDIGLVKVPDKILDKIGKFTPEEYAEIKKHTVYGYKILKSSFRFEEDLAMISLMHHEFYNGKGYPRGLAGNQINLYSKIVAIAHAVEKMLKPMRIASSSSKAKDNKSTFSLMLEKSNENKKKDVTLCDAVKEIMHGANTKYDPNISKTFVSIFTVYPIGSIVLLNDKRKGFVFAANPNFPIRPIIKIVSNENGEFMEDGETINLLETNQLFIDGVDKDNNFLEEVRTKILDAEEKK
- a CDS encoding YraN family protein, translated to MANKKTIGNLGEDIALKYLEELGFSLLERNFRGNKTRGEIDLVMTKGVVIVFIEVKYRRQGSFGYAAYSISERKKRKLYETAEEYLIEKGLSFNQKCSFGAVLIDDTHYNREISFIEDIFI
- a CDS encoding KpsF/GutQ family sugar-phosphate isomerase; protein product: MNIIERGKTTLLLESENLRDLSDKLDSNFENAVKELFNIKGRVITSGVGKSGHIARKAAATFASTGTPSFFVDPNECMHGDFGMITKEDYCLLYSKGGESREVIELVNWLCRQNIPYIAITNDINSTLSKNAKITLLTHVKEEACPLKLAPTVSTTASLALSDALATALMELRGFRAEDFAIFHPGGSLGRQLAKVKSIMHTENLPIIKTDTSLQDALFKIIECKLGIAIVVDEKNILKGIIVDGDLKRLLVKDDDIKNILSKEVKYIMNTSPKVIYEDTLIGEALHIMEGKITNLVVVNNNNNPIGIVHIHDILKIKAF
- a CDS encoding McrB family protein yields the protein MRYWVFKHGSKDWGADIVNQAYQNNYCYCQFEYRTENSDDERVSFQDTGAVTKNWKFLKEVKVGDIIISGRSDLKFAWGYAIKPRFENPNLEKKAANCNKIIQEKYNELRSDNYYGYVEFEDCECFYENLEGGTGGWGQRIDVDKWNDYKKYGIYYPTSSNYKYNTIQEISKEDALNIVRALKNDPNFQFKEDVMEDYKKLLENNYNLILTGAPGTGKTYLAKQVAAKMIFSNNKEYAEDLEDDDNFKNQCKFVQFHPSYDYTDFVEGLRPIKDIDGKIGFERKDGVFKEFCKNALQNRSSKFVFIIDEINRGEISKIFGELFFAIDTGYRGEIGRVKTQYNNLISNDETDDEFEDGFFVPENVYIIGTMNDIDRSVESMDFAMRRRFAWKEIKAKDTQYMLDNILDNVILVETKERMNKLNEAIEKIEGFNSSYHIGASYFLKLKNYYDNSIDNKEEAFNNLWENHLKGLLYEYLRGMPDAESQLDELKNAYNLISTNGNAAII
- a CDS encoding McrC family protein translates to MNINNKIIKLKDNSKKKLLENDVNSLKEIAGKTLSSMKDNIIIFPNSIKESKDLEEESRIFDIVNDSICTNNIMGFISYKNTQIKISSRFANDNNDYFLHYMLMRVLNLNIINLDHSKDYDDSFDFLIYMFISFFKKALRHGLFKQYKSVKHNDCHIKGTIDINRYIKNNIPFNGKISYNTREYSYDNNITQLIRHTIEYINTKNRYLLNYDNEIKNYVHQIFYSTSSYEKNKRESVINKNLKKLSHPYYYEYEPLRKICIQILRHEKLKYGSNDNTVYGLLFDGAWLFEEYLNTFLIKENFIHAENRNSKNGIKLLNNAWRVYPDFYKLSDDNKNNIVLDAKYKRLDSNENIDRNDKHQIVSYAYTFNAKNAGFIYPLEETNYIDKNRITKIGFLNNIYNSYANSAIYKYALKIPNQNFNNIKEFSEAMKNVEKELKEDLK
- the fabV gene encoding enoyl-ACP reductase FabV, with amino-acid sequence MVVEPKILNNICITAHPLGCDKEVENQINYVKSQPKVKSNVKNALILGGSGGYGLASRIAIAYGLGAKTMSVSFEKEATARRTATPGWYNNEAFGSFAKKDGIEDKNLILDAFLNASKEEVIKEAKTFFNGEKIDLVIYSLAAPVRMDESTGTLYRSSLKPIGKKYNGIGVDFLTEELLEVSIDPANEDDIKSTVKVMGGEDWKLWTDALLNADLLAENAINIAYSYIGPEMTKAVYREGTIGKAKDHLEATAYELDKEMQDKVKGHAYVSVNKAVVTRSSAVIPTVPLYIGILFKVMKNKGIHEGCIEQMYRLLNEKLFNGGEIPVDSENRIRLDDWELREDVQKEVLDSWNKLTKDNLKEIADLALFRKDYMNMHGFDEEGIDYSQDVQI
- the rpsT gene encoding 30S ribosomal protein S20, giving the protein MPNIASASKRLRQNEVRNLYNRKIKSFLNTQKKKVIKAVDSNDKNLASEEFKKYASALDKAARKSVIHANRAAVKKSDMMKKINAMN
- a CDS encoding PepSY-like domain-containing protein, translating into MKYLKLILLVFIFNLNIYSQTITENSLPLRAKNFLNLNFPGNNIESVSLYQNGGGYEVDIDFGYKFIFYNTGLWKKISIINDETKNIGIPRSCIHKSMVNVIDNEYPHSKITEIERKDKNFIIKLDDKYLIEITGYGIMISQENLDNEQTDSSN